One stretch of Micromonospora echinospora DNA includes these proteins:
- a CDS encoding fatty acid--CoA ligase: protein MDAPLQVARILEHGATVHGTAEVVTWTGAEPRRMTYAEVGRSAARLAHALRAECGVTGDERVATFMWNNNEHLVAYFAVPSMGAVLHTLNIRLFPDQVAYIANHAEDRVVLVDTTLIPLLARVIGEMTTVEHVVVVGGGDPAPLLAAAGDRITVHHWDALLADRPEHYDWPEVDERDAAALCYTSGTTGHPKGVAYSHRSIYLHSLQVCMPEGFGLGPNDRELAIVPMFHAMSWGLPYATFLSGASLIMPDRFLQAEPIAAMIAAERPTLAGAVPTIWTDLLAYLDAHEVDLSSLKEVIVGGSACPPALMHAFHDRYGIDVIHAWGMTEMSPLGSVSRAPAGATGDDAWRYRYTQGRVPAGVTARIVGPAGEPLPADGASVGELEVRGPWVTARYIGDDVPEEEKFRDGWLRTGDVGTLSPDGYITLTDRAKDVIKSGGEWISSVELENALMAHPSVLEACVVGVPDERWDERPLATVVVREGASVTAEELRDFLAGSVARWQLPERWAFIDAVPKTSVGKFDKKVVRSRYADGGLDVRELTAT, encoded by the coding sequence ATGGACGCCCCCCTTCAGGTCGCCCGGATCCTCGAACACGGCGCCACCGTGCACGGCACGGCCGAGGTGGTCACCTGGACCGGCGCCGAACCCCGCCGGATGACGTACGCGGAGGTCGGCCGCTCCGCCGCCCGGCTGGCCCACGCGCTGCGCGCGGAGTGCGGCGTGACCGGCGACGAGCGGGTCGCGACGTTCATGTGGAACAACAACGAGCACCTGGTGGCCTACTTCGCCGTGCCGAGCATGGGGGCGGTGCTGCACACGCTCAACATCCGGCTCTTCCCCGACCAGGTCGCCTACATCGCCAACCACGCCGAGGACCGCGTGGTGCTCGTCGACACCACGCTCATCCCGCTGCTCGCCCGGGTGATCGGCGAGATGACCACTGTGGAGCATGTGGTGGTGGTCGGCGGCGGCGACCCGGCCCCGCTGCTGGCCGCGGCCGGTGACCGGATCACCGTGCACCACTGGGACGCGCTGCTGGCCGACCGCCCGGAGCACTACGACTGGCCGGAGGTGGACGAACGCGACGCGGCCGCGCTCTGCTACACCTCGGGCACCACCGGTCACCCCAAGGGTGTCGCCTACTCGCACCGCTCGATCTACCTGCACTCGCTCCAGGTCTGCATGCCGGAGGGCTTCGGCCTCGGCCCGAACGACCGTGAGCTGGCCATCGTCCCGATGTTCCACGCGATGTCCTGGGGCCTGCCGTACGCGACCTTCCTCTCCGGCGCCTCGCTGATCATGCCGGACCGGTTCCTCCAGGCCGAGCCGATCGCCGCGATGATCGCCGCCGAGCGCCCCACGCTCGCGGGCGCGGTGCCGACCATCTGGACCGACCTGCTGGCCTACCTGGACGCGCACGAGGTGGACCTCTCCTCGCTGAAGGAGGTCATCGTCGGCGGGTCGGCCTGCCCGCCGGCGCTGATGCACGCGTTCCACGACCGCTACGGCATCGACGTCATCCACGCCTGGGGCATGACCGAGATGTCGCCGCTGGGCTCGGTGTCCCGGGCGCCGGCCGGCGCGACCGGCGACGACGCCTGGCGCTACCGCTACACCCAGGGCCGCGTTCCGGCGGGCGTGACCGCGCGGATCGTCGGCCCGGCGGGTGAGCCGCTGCCCGCCGACGGGGCGTCGGTGGGCGAGCTGGAGGTGCGCGGGCCGTGGGTGACGGCCCGGTACATCGGCGACGACGTGCCGGAGGAGGAGAAGTTCCGGGACGGCTGGCTGCGCACCGGTGACGTCGGCACGCTCTCGCCGGACGGCTACATCACGCTCACCGACCGCGCCAAGGACGTGATCAAGTCGGGCGGGGAGTGGATCTCCTCGGTCGAGCTGGAGAATGCCCTGATGGCGCACCCGTCGGTGCTGGAGGCATGCGTGGTGGGCGTGCCGGACGAGCGCTGGGACGAGCGTCCGCTGGCCACCGTGGTGGTCCGCGAGGGCGCCTCGGTGACCGCCGAGGAGCTGCGGGACTTCCTGGCCGGCTCGGTGGCCCGCTGGCAGTTGCCGGAACGCTGGGCGTTCATCGACGCCGTGCCGAAGACGAGCGTCGGCAAGTTCGACAAGAAGGTGGTGCGCTCGCGGTACGCCGACGGCGGGCTCGACGTGCGGGAACTGACCGCGACGTAA
- a CDS encoding HAD family hydrolase — protein MVDAVLFDLDGVIVDSEPVWEEVRRAYVAQHGGTWQPDTQRRLMGMSTGEWAAYLSGELGVDRSAEQVATEVVTEMARRYAQRVPVIDGAEEVVRRVAARWPLGLASSSPTRLIAAALDATGLAGSFGATLSTEETARGKPAPDVWLAVAGRLGVDPARCVAVEDSSNGVRSAAAAGCRVVAVPHGSYPLDPDAEALAAVLLPSIDALTPEVVEGC, from the coding sequence ATGGTGGACGCGGTGCTTTTCGACCTGGACGGCGTGATCGTGGACTCCGAGCCGGTTTGGGAGGAGGTCCGGCGCGCGTACGTGGCGCAGCACGGCGGCACCTGGCAACCGGACACGCAGCGCCGGCTGATGGGCATGAGCACCGGCGAGTGGGCCGCCTATCTCAGCGGTGAGCTGGGCGTCGACAGGTCGGCCGAGCAGGTCGCCACCGAGGTGGTGACCGAGATGGCCCGGCGGTACGCGCAGCGCGTACCCGTGATCGACGGGGCGGAGGAGGTCGTGCGCCGGGTGGCCGCGCGGTGGCCGCTGGGGTTGGCCAGTTCCTCCCCGACCCGGTTGATCGCCGCGGCGCTGGACGCGACGGGCCTGGCGGGGTCGTTCGGGGCGACGCTGTCGACGGAGGAGACCGCCCGGGGCAAGCCGGCGCCGGACGTCTGGCTGGCCGTGGCCGGGCGGCTGGGTGTGGACCCGGCCCGCTGCGTGGCGGTGGAGGACTCGTCGAACGGGGTCCGTTCGGCGGCTGCCGCCGGGTGCCGGGTGGTGGCGGTGCCGCACGGGTCGTACCCGCTCGATCCGGACGCCGAGGCGCTCGCGGCCGTGCTGCTCCCCTCGATCGACGCGCTCACCCCCGAGGTGGTCGAGGGGTGTTGA
- a CDS encoding NADPH:quinone reductase: protein MKAIVYERTGDASVLQVVERPVPEPGPGEVLVRLAVSGVNPTDWKARQAWPLPAGWQIPHQDGAGVVEAVGEGVDRTLIGERVWVWEAAWQRPWGTAAEYTLVPVRHAVPLGPASFDLGAALGIPFMTAHRCLTAGEYMPDKLHAGALSDHVVLVQGGAGAVGNAAIQLASWADACVITTVSSPEKAQLAAAAGADFVINYREQDVVEEVRKVAPDGVHTIVEVSAARNAAADVRMLRTGAAVCVYADDGGDEVTLPIRPLMGPNARWQFVLIYTAPKVAKAQAVTDIAAAVAQGAIRVGEDAGLPLHRYPLAEAAAAQQAVQDSVVGKVLVTTADE from the coding sequence ATGAAGGCGATCGTGTACGAGCGCACCGGGGACGCCTCGGTGCTCCAGGTTGTCGAGCGGCCCGTGCCGGAGCCTGGCCCCGGCGAGGTGCTGGTGCGGCTGGCCGTGTCGGGGGTGAACCCGACCGACTGGAAGGCCCGGCAGGCGTGGCCGCTCCCGGCCGGCTGGCAGATCCCGCACCAGGACGGCGCCGGGGTGGTCGAGGCGGTCGGCGAGGGCGTGGACCGGACGCTGATCGGCGAGCGGGTCTGGGTGTGGGAGGCGGCGTGGCAGCGGCCGTGGGGCACCGCAGCGGAGTACACGCTGGTTCCGGTCCGGCACGCGGTGCCGCTCGGTCCGGCGTCGTTCGACCTGGGGGCGGCGCTCGGCATCCCGTTCATGACCGCGCACCGCTGCCTGACCGCCGGTGAGTACATGCCGGACAAGCTGCACGCGGGCGCGCTGAGCGACCACGTGGTGCTGGTGCAGGGCGGCGCGGGCGCGGTGGGCAACGCGGCGATCCAGCTCGCGAGCTGGGCCGACGCGTGCGTCATCACCACTGTGAGCAGCCCGGAGAAGGCGCAGCTCGCGGCGGCGGCCGGAGCCGACTTCGTGATCAATTATCGCGAGCAGGACGTGGTCGAGGAGGTCCGCAAGGTCGCGCCCGACGGGGTGCACACGATCGTCGAGGTCTCCGCCGCCCGCAACGCCGCCGCGGACGTGCGGATGCTGCGCACCGGCGCGGCGGTCTGCGTGTACGCCGACGACGGCGGCGACGAGGTCACGTTGCCGATCCGGCCGCTGATGGGTCCGAACGCGCGCTGGCAGTTCGTGCTGATCTACACCGCGCCGAAGGTCGCCAAGGCGCAGGCGGTCACGGACATCGCGGCGGCGGTGGCGCAGGGCGCGATCCGGGTCGGTGAGGACGCCGGGCTGCCGCTGCACCGGTATCCGCTGGCGGAGGCCGCCGCCGCGCAGCAGGCGGTGCAGGACAGCGTGGTGGGCAAGGTGCTGGTCACCACCGCGGACGAGTAG